The DNA segment GATTGTTGGTGGTGGTCCACCACTTATCGTTGGTGCAGCACTGGCCAACAAAACCTTAGGTACAGACCGCGTTGCGGTTTCTTTTACCGGTGACGGTGGCTCTAACCAGGGTACAACCTTTGAAGCGATGAACCTCGCGGTTGTTTTAAAATTACCTGCGATCTTTATGTTTGAGAATAACGGTTACGGTGAAGGTACTGCGGCTGATTACTCGGTAGGTTCAAAAGATATCGCCGGTCGTGCAGCTGCTTTTGGTATGCCTGCGCTTAAGGTTGATGGCGCTGATATCTTTGCCGTTTACGATGCTTGTAAAGAAGCCGTTGAACATTGTCGTGCTGGTAAAGGCCCAATCACGGTTGAAGCTAGCATTACGCGTTTCCGTGGTCACTTTGAAGGTGATGCGCAGGCTTACCGTGAAAAAGGTGAAGTTAAGCGTCTTATGGAAGATATGGATTGCTTAAAGATTGCCCGTGCCAATGCGATCAAGAAAAAATTAGCAACCAAGGCACAGCTCGACAAAATCGATAAAGAAGTTGCTGAGTATATTGCCGAATCAGCGGAAGCTGGCTTAGCTGCGCCGCAGCCAAGTGTTTCTGAATTAATGACCGATATTTATAGCTCTGAGTATTAAAACTCCTGGAATTTAACAAGCTAGTTGCTAAAAAAAATTAGAGAGAAGAAAAATGCCAATCAAAACGTATAGACAAGCCATTAACGAAGCAATGGCAATGGAAATGAGACGCGACTCCACCGTTATCGTAATCGGTGAAGATGTTGCCGGTGGTGCAGGTTGTAGTGGTGACCGTGATGCATACGGTGGTGTTATGGGTGTTACCAAGGGTTTATTCCCTGAATTTGGTGAAGCCCGTGTTA comes from the Oceanicoccus sagamiensis genome and includes:
- a CDS encoding thiamine pyrophosphate-dependent dehydrogenase E1 component subunit alpha — protein: MSLDKKQFLDAYRTMRTIRDFEYRVSDEFGKGNIPGFLHLYAGQEAIASGMCAHLTDDDYIMSTHRGHGHCIAKGGDVGEMMKEIMGKEGGSCAGKGGSMHIAAIEKGMLGANAIVGGGPPLIVGAALANKTLGTDRVAVSFTGDGGSNQGTTFEAMNLAVVLKLPAIFMFENNGYGEGTAADYSVGSKDIAGRAAAFGMPALKVDGADIFAVYDACKEAVEHCRAGKGPITVEASITRFRGHFEGDAQAYREKGEVKRLMEDMDCLKIARANAIKKKLATKAQLDKIDKEVAEYIAESAEAGLAAPQPSVSELMTDIYSSEY